A window of the Tiliqua scincoides isolate rTilSci1 chromosome 5, rTilSci1.hap2, whole genome shotgun sequence genome harbors these coding sequences:
- the LOC136653492 gene encoding interferon-induced very large GTPase 1-like, whose translation MMSGGAIICKARKQLIEILGKDSKFNLDDLLSQSVITKEECEALTKMEGTSEKKIENLLILVQERGENGCCQFLQQLEITHPGLNLFLRSSVHDYSSQTHEDEIQHQPEQDEKHPASDYSSQAQEGEIQHQLEQDEKHPAQRHRDRVTSFLMKLGLNKRNRKKLTMGEVLEISTETLKTEAPQMIQELPWHFLRKLMALNGTARNTGLMLKAEEDSCGDEEAEVETEMFCLREEHSATSVNPLDVLCAIVLCSDSFLQQQILLKMSMCQFALPLILPLLDVPKSTFILWGMRDIVKKWRPHSLAESRGFREESLVLTSTPTISFVRMGSCSLSKSKLLNEVLSPPQHHHDFFVHRDMECGNVPREISDGLVEISWYFPGGRENSDLFQEPVAILNLRGDVESHWTQFIFLTEVSSAVFIVTENISDKEYEMLLTLQESACKCYFILNVEGGKSKETLGFLNKLGPLLQMNKSQLLVKERSLNTTEFVKKLQSTLKNILNSHQKMVSMEEMAKVGKELGMQVDEDTPGCCNGIFHARQIVEEIEDVPRYKKEMLRLQGDLWRSVAKVEKELCRMKDQADTPTEDYRSQLIKKRMDLRVQQNQCDLTNGITKFINGLQNLHQEEKHYFLKWMKFHLDCIARKNLSRLQEEYKEKNRIAGTDPQQLAELDKLISTSSLGVEHFMRELGQFYEAECAMVKEGNISEEQRQFVHLPGIAADLMLEGFPMELIDGDASNIPLSWINDVMTELHKKLRGQSIMMVITVLGVQSTGKSTLLNTMFGLQFAVSSGRCTRGAFMTLLRVTGNLQAETGCDFILVIDTEGLKAPELARLEDSYEHDNELATLVIGLSDITIVNLAMENATEMKDILQIVVHAFLRMEDTGHKPNCQFVHQNVSDVSAHDQNMRDRKRLLEQLNEMTKAAARMEKQGREVAFSDIMDYDPEKHNWYIPGLWHGVPPMAPVNMGYSDSLSEFKRYLFEIMRNCSQNRPYNDIPRFIEWLKSLWNAVKHENFIFSFRNSLVVDAYNQFSVKYSEWEWEFQKEMHLWVCKADATIQNHSLEDIEAGVLDKLSHEAEQKLYDGEQKMLKSIHSYFKSGGESLHLIEKYREDFIRSTKFLRDQLYNYSINKCHEIAFIRKGESKVDNLQARYSKTMEGKVNKLLKECKEQESQLNSEELKQEFENMWKESLLELPPNSLTRRDICKGVDYQLRRDLECQGSLVIQIYRNSSHIFVNHRSPFRIKNNFFNKVGNLFNRIKNFFPNYQNEVEELANSLTEVCRRYVTEKVSTKRDYDETYCLELLRIINDRLQGRDFQQFNFTKYFEVELKCCIMGEAAERFQKMHDDFLKANDPHQHLENLKPRYYSIFKDLYYKKDACQKRAKEFCDRCLRPALVDHLDKRLGIEIVDDFLSGGQSILYGSRSFFQFTVQNSLLEKKKFDDYVKYINNYTDFVTTWIQSHLLEHYRRREDLAVLEKRILSVVIKKTKEALENNADQTLPEFLERFRHEMREELVISKESLNVVLFNNNAKAEPFSVDVQAWISEVKEDILSEKSQMSVEKVLSSIPFKPQEEIFKRVFGCGKQCPFCKVPCEAGGGNHQEHFASVHRPQGLGQYRYISSKKLMYSLCTSDVCSNTSFKNMDTSWELHPYKEYRTYYPDWRIQPDPSITASDYWKFVFKEFNQQFAVEYAAKCADLPDDWKRITKEQALKSIQEAFNMQ comes from the coding sequence ATAGAGTTACAAGCTTCCTAATGAAGCTGGGTCTTAacaaaagaaacagaaagaaGTTAACCATGGGAGAAGTCCTGGAAATCAGCACAGAAACACTGAAGACTGAAGCGCCTCAGATGATACAAGAGCTACCTTGGCACTTCTTGAGAAAATTGATGGCCCTCAATGGCACAGCCAGGAATACTGGTCTTATGCTCAAGGCTGAAGAAGATTCATGTGGGGATGAGGAAGCTGAAGTGGAAACTGAGATGTTTTGTCTGAGGGAAGAACACTCTGCAACTTCTGTGAACCCCCTTGATGTCCTCTGTGCCATTGTGCTTTGCTCAGACAGCTTCCTTCAGCAGCAGATCTTGCTCAAAATGTCCATGTGCCAGTTTGCGCTCCCTCTGATCCTCCCTCTACTTGATGTGCCCAAATCAACGTTCATCCTCTGGGGCATGAGGGACATAGTGAAAAAATGGAGGCCCCACTCCCTTGCAGAGAGCAGAGGCTTCCGAGAGGAGAGCCTGGTGCTGACCTCCACGCCAACCATTTCCTTTGTGCGAATGGGAAGCTGCAGTCTCTCCAAATCTAAACTGCTCAATGAGGTCCTTAGTCCCCCTCAACACCACCATGATTTCTTTGTACACCGTGATATGGAGTGTGGGAATGTCCCTCGAGAGATCAGTGATGGCTTGGTAGAAATCTCCTGGTACTTTCCTGGTGGGAGGGAAAATTCAGATCTTTTTCAAGAGCCAGTTGCAATCCTAAACCTCCGTGGAGATGTTGAGTCACATTGGACACAGTTTATCTTTTTAACAGAAGTATCCTCAGCTGTATTTATAGTAACTGAGAACATTTCTGACAAAGAATATGAAATGCTGTTgactctccaggaatcagcatgtAAATGCTATTTTATCTTGAATGTTGAAGGTGGAAAATCAAAAGAAACACTGGGCTTCCTTAACAAGCTAGGTCCACTGTTGCAGATGAACAAGTCACAGCTGCTGGTGAAAGAAAGAAGCCTGAATACCACAGAATTTGTGAAGAAGCTTCAGTCAACCTTGAAAAACATATTGAACTCTCATCAAAAGATGGTCAGTATGGAGGAAATGGCCAAGGTAGGCAAAGAACTGGGGATGCAGGTAGATGAGGATACACCTGGCTGTTGCAATGGGATTTTTCATGCTAGACAAATTGTTGAAGAAATAGAGGATGTTCCGAGGTACAAAAAGGAAATGCTGAGACTCCAAGGGGATTTGTGGAGAAGTGTGGCCAAAGTGGAGAAAGAGCTGTGCAGGATGAAAGACCAAGCCGATACTCCAACAGAAGATTACAGGTCACAGCTTATTAAGAAAAGGATGGATTTACGAGTACAGCAGAATCAATGTGATCTTACTAATGGGATCACAAAATTTATTAATGGACTACAGAATCTTCATCAAGAGGAGAAGCATTATTTCCTGAAATGGATGAAGTTCCACTTGGATTGTATTGCTAGGAAAAATTTGTCAAGATTACAGGAGGAATATAAAGAGAAAAACCGCATTGCTGGAACCGATCCACAACAATTAGCAGAGTTAGATAAATTAATCTCCACTAgttccctgggggtggaacactTCATGCGGGAGTTGGGGCAGTTCTATGAGGCAGAATGTGCAATGGTAAAGGAAGGCAATATATCAGAGGAGCAAAGGCAATTTGTCCACCTGCCAGGGATAGCTGCTGACCTGATGCTGGAAGGCTTCCCAATGGAGCTCATTGATGGAGACGCATCCAACATCCCTCTGAGCTGGATAAACGATGTTATGACTGAGCTCCATAAGAAACTAAGAGGCCAGTCCATAATGATGGTGATCACTGTGctgggggtgcagagcactgggAAATCCACCCTTCTCAATACCATGTTTGGGCTGCAGTTTGCTGTGAGCAGCGGCCGATGCACACGAGGGGCATTCATGACCCTCCTTAGAGTCACAGGGAACTTGCAGGCAGAAACTGGCTGTGATTTCATCCTGGTGATAGACACAGAAGGCTTGAAGGCCCCAGAGCTGGCCAGACTGGAGGACAGCTATGAACACGACAATGAACTGGCCACCCTGGTGATTGGGCTGAGTGACATAACTATCGTGAACCTGGCTATGGAGAATGCCACAGAGATGAAGGACATCCTGCAGATTGTAGTCCATGCATTTCTGAGGATGGAGGACACGGGACACAAACCCAACTGCCAGTTTGTCCACCAGAATGTCAGTGATGTGTCTGCCCATGATCAGAATATGAGAGACAGGAAACGCCTCCTGGAGCAGCTCAATGAAATGACCAAAGCTGCAGCAAGGATGGAGAAACAAGGCCGGGAAGTGGCCTTTTCGGACATTATGGACTATGATCCAGAGAAACACAACTGGTACATCCCTGGCTTGTGGCATGGAGTCCCACCTATGGCACCAGTGAATATGGGATACAGTGATTCTCTATCAGAGTTTAAGAGGTACCTATTTGAAATCATGAGAAACTGCTCTCAAAACAGACCTTATAATGACATCCCTCGGTTTATTGAATGGCTCAAGAGCCTGTGGAATGCCGTGAAACATGAAAACTTCATCTTCAGCTTCCGGAATAGCCTTGTTGTGGATGCTTACAACCAATTTTCTGTGAAATATTCAGAATGGGAGTGGGAATTTCAGAAGGAGATGCATCTCTGGGTGTGCAAGGCTGATGCCACCATTCAGAATCATTCCCTAGAAGATATAGAAGCTGGTGTATTAGATAAATTAAGTCATGAAGCAGAACAAAAATTGTATGATGGAGAGCAAAAGATGTTGAAGAGCATACATAGCTACTTTAAGAGTGGTGGAGAGAGCTTACACCTTATAGAAAAGTACAGAGAAGACTTTATCAGAAGCACAAAGTTTCTCCGGGACCAGTTGTACAACTACTCAATTAACAAGTGTCATGAAATTGCCTTTATAAGGAAGGGGGAAAGTAAGGTAGATAATCTACAAGCCAGGTATTCGAAAACCATGGAAGGAAAAGTGAACAAGCTCTTgaaagagtgtaaagagcaagaAAGCCAACTGAATTCTGAAGAACTCAAACAGGAGTTTGAGAACATGTGGAAAGAATCCTTGTTGGAATTACCACCCAACAGTTTAACTCGTCGTGACATTTGTAAAGGTGTTGATTATCAGCTTAGAAGAGATTTGGAGTGTCAGGGCAGTTTGGTCATTCAGATATATCGGAATTCATCCCACATTTTTGTCAATCACAGGTCCCCTTTCAGaatcaaaaataatttttttaacaaagtAGGTAATTTATTTAACCGgattaaaaattttttcccaaattATCAAAATGAAGTAGAAGAACTTGCCAATTCCCTGACTGAAGTTTGTAGGAGATACGTTACAGAAAAAGTTAGTACAAAAAGGGACTACGATGAAACATATTGCCTGGAATTGCTGAGGATAATCAATGATAGGCTTCAAGGAAGGGATTTTCAGCAATTTAATTTCACCAAGTACTTTGAAGTGGAACTGAAATGCTGCATTATGGGAGAAGCAGCTGAGAGGTTTCAGAAGATGCATGATGACTTCTTGAAGGCAAATGACCCCCATCAGCATCTGGAAAACCTCAAGCCTCGGTATTACTCCATCTTCAAAGACCTTTATTACAAGAAGGATGCTTGTCAGAAGAGAGCTAAAGAGTTTTGTGATCGTTGTCTGAGACCGGCTCTGGTGGACCACCTCGACAAGAGGCTTGGGATAGAAATAGTAGATGATTTTCTCAGCGGTGGACAGTCCATTCTGTATGGGAGTCGGAGCTTCTTTCAGTTCACTGTGCAGAACTCATTGCTAGAGAAGAAAAAGTTTGATGATTATGTAAAGTATATAAATAACTATACTGATTTTGTGACTACTTGGATCCAGTCACACCTGCTTGAGCATTACAGGCGGAGAGAAGACTTGGCTGTTTTGGAGAAAAGAATCCTGTCTGTTGTGATAAAGAAGACAAAAGAGGCTTTGGAGAACAATGCAGACCAGACTTTACCTGAATTCCTGGAGCGTTTCAGGCATGAGATGCGTGAAGAGCTTGTCATTTCCAAAGAGTCTCTAAATGTTGTTCTGTTCAACAACAATGCCAAAGCTGAACCTTTCTCCGTGGATGTCCAGGCCTGGATCTCTGAGGTGAAGGAGGACATTCTTTCAGAAAAGTCTCAGATGAGTGTGGAGAAGGTTCTTTCAAGCATCCCATTTAAGCCCCAGGAGGAGATCTTCAAGCGTGTATTTGGCTGTGGGAAGCAGTGCCCCTTCTGCAAGGTCCCCTGCGAAGCTGGAGGGGGCAATCACCAGGAACACTTTGCATCAGTCCATAGACCTCAAGGGTTGGGGCAGTATCGATATATTTCATCAAAGAAGCTTATGTATTCCTTATGCACCTCTGATGTCTGCTCAAATACCAGCTTTAAGAATATGGACACTAGTTGGGAACTCCATCCCTATAAAGAGTATCGCACTTACTACCCTGACTGGCGCATCCAGCCTGATCCCAGCATCACAGCCTCGGATTACTGGAAGTTTGTGTTCAAAGAGTTCAACCAACAGTTTGCTGTCGAGTATGCTGCCAAATGTGCTGACCTCCCTGATGACTGGAAGAGAATAACCAAGGAGCAAGCACTGAAGAGCATCCAGGAAGCCTTTAATATGCAATAA